ACAAGCTGGTGCAGAACAAGGACCCCAAAGGCCGCACCTATTTCTGGGTGGGCGGGGACCGCTGGGACCAGACGGACTGGCGGGGGTGCGACATCGACCAGATCAATAACGGCTATATTTCCGTGACGCCCATCTCAATGGACCTGACGGATTACAAGTGCCTAGAGGCGCTGCGCGAAGGTTTGTGACGCTTGGTTTTTTAGCAGGCGCAACATCCCTTCCATGTTCGGAACAATCTGCTATGCTCTCTGAAAATAAAAGATACAGGGAGTTTTATCATGGGCATCGTGCAGGATGTTGAATTGGCGTTTCTGGAAACGGAAACCCAGCCTCGCTGGGTGTATGTTGACCTGATTAATCGGCCGGAATTAGATGATGTGCAGGCATTATGTGAAAAACTTGCTGCTCAGGGGATTGTGACCGAGTGGAATTTTCGCGATCATTTTCTGCGCTGGTCCATCACCGATGAGGACCAGGCGCAACCGAAGCCATTGATGGGTGGCGACCGTGCAGGAAATGCAGCCTTGGGCAATTTGCTCACCGCGCTTAAAGACGCTGGAGAGCTGCCCGCTCATATGGCTGATTTCGACCAGCATCTTTCGCATCTGGCCGATCTGGCGAAAACGCGGGTTATTCAACCGGAAAAAGGTGCTGCGGCTTAAAACCCGCCACCGCCCAGGTGCCGCTGCATCTGCGACATCTGACGCATCATGCCCTTGGGGCCGAGTTTCTTGAACTGTTTCATCATCATCTGCATCTGCTTGTGCTGTTTCAGCAGGCGGTTGAGGTCCTGCACCGTCAGGCCCGCGCCGGTGGCGATGCGGCGTTTGCGGCTGGCATTGAGCAGGTCGGGGTTGGCGCGTTCCTTCGGCGTCATGGAAAGGATGAGCGCTTCCTGATGGAGGATGGGCTTGTCGTCGCCGGGCATTTTGTCGCCCAGCTGTTCCTTCAGTTTGCCCAGGCCCGGCAGCATACCCATCATGCTGCTGATGCCGCCCATTTTCTTGAGCTGTTTGAGCTGGGCGGCGAAATCGTTGAGGTCGAACTTGCCCTGCTGCATCTTGGCAGCCATTTTCTGGGCTTCTTCCTGGTCGATCACTTCGGCGGCGCGTTCCACGAGCGATACCACATCGCCCATGTCGAGGATGCGTCCGGCGACGCGTTCGGGATGGAAGGGCTCCAGTTCGGTGATTTTCTCCCCCATCCCCATGAACTTGATGGGGCAGCCGGTGACGGAGCGCATGGAAAGCGCCGCGCCGCCGCGCGCATCGCCATCCATGCGGGTGAGGACGAGGCCGCTGAGGGGCACGGCTGCCTTAAAGCTTTCGGCCACGCGCACGGCGTCCTGGCCGGTCATGGCATCGGCCACGAGGAGGATCTCGCGCGGTTTGGCGATTTTTTCGACGGCCTTGAGCTCGTCCATCAACTCTTCATCGATATGCAGACGGCCTGCGGTATCGAGGATGAGGACGTCATAGCCCTTGGTCTTGGCTTCCTTGATGGCGCGGGTGGCGATGGCCTCGGGCTTCTGGCCTTCGACGATCTCCAGACTTTCGACCCCGGCCTTTTCGGCCACACTGGCAAGCTGAAGCTGCGCGGCCGGGCGGTAGACGTCGAGCGAGGCGAGCAGGACCTTTTTGCGCTGCTTGTCCTTCAGCCATTTGGCGAGCTTGCCGGAACTGGTGGTCTTACCGGAGCCCTGAAGGCCGCACATGAGGATGATGGAAGGAGGCGTGTCGACTTCCAGTTCGGCATTTTCGCCGCCGAGCAGCTTGATGAGATGGTCATGGACAATCTTGACGACCATCTGCCCCGGCGTGACGGAGCGGATGACCTCCTGCCCGACAGCCTGGGTGCGGACATCCTCGACGAATTGCTTCACCACCGGCAGGGCGACGTCGGCCTCCAGCAGGGCAATGCGCACCTCACGCATCGCGGCGTTGACGTCTTCCTCCGTCAGCAGGCCCTTGCCCGTCAATTTCTGAAATACGCCGCTTAAGCGTTGAGAAAGATTCTGAAACATCTATTTATACCTAACCTCCGCTACGCGAAGGATTACGCGCCAATAAGGCGCGGGGCCTCAATGGCCCAACTCGCTTCGCTCGCACATAGCGCAACTATAACACTACGTCCTTTGTCTGTTGCATAGAGGCTAGCAATGGAATAATCAAACATACTATTCAAAGAAGCAGGACAGGCCCCCTGATGGCGGAAAAGAAAAACACGGCGGATATCGCCAAATTGAGCTTTGAAGAGGCTTTGCATGAGCTGGAACAGATCGTGCGCAGGCTGGAATCGGGCGAGACATCGCTGGACCAGGCGATCGACGATTATGCCCGCGGCAGTTACCTGAAGGCCCATTGCGAGAAAAAGCTCCAGGATGCCCGCCTTAAGGTGGAGAAAATCATTCACCAGTCCGGTGAAATCGCCACCCAGCCCCTTGATGCCTAAATCATTCAAATAAACGGAAAGCCCCTCTTCTATGAGTAAAACTGGCACGAGCAAAACCGGTATGACGATGGACCCCAAGCTGCGCAAGGCGCTCGACGATATCGCCACCGCCCTGCACGATAAAATGGGTAAATTGCTGCCCGCGCCGGAAAACGGGGAAGGAAGGGTGATCGAGGCCATGCGCTATTCCGCCCTGTCCGGCGGCAAGCGTTTGCGCCCCTTCATCGCCATCACCACCGCCAAGATGTTTGGCGTGGGGCTGGATTCCGCATTGCAGGTGGGTTCGGCCATCGAGTTCGTCCACACCTATTCGCTGGTGCATGACGATTTGCCGTCCATGGATGATGACGACACGCGCCGCGGCCAGCCGAGCTGCCATATCATGTTCGACGAGGCCACCGCGCTGCTGGCCGGTGACGGGCTGCTGACCCTGGCCTTCGAGACGCTGGCCGACGAATCCACCCATGTGGACCCCAAGGTGCGGCTGGAGCTGGTTTACGCGCTTTCGCAGGCTGCCGGGTGCCTCGGCATGGTGGGCGGGCAGATGATGGATTTGCTGGCCGAAGAGCGCGACGATATGTCCATTCCGGAAATCATCCGCCTTCAACGCATGAAAACGGGCCGGTTGTTCGGGTTTGCCTGCGAGGCGGGCGCCATCCTCGGCAAGGCCAGCCAGCCGATGCGCCATGCGCTGTCGCGCTATGCCAACGACCTCGGCCTCGCTTTCCAGATGACGGACGATCTGCTCGACGTGGAAGGCAATGCCAAGGAGATGGGCAAAGCCGCACGTAAGGATAAAACGCAGGGCAAGGCTACACTGGTGGGTGCCATCGGCATTGAACGGGCACGCGAACAGGCCTTCATCCTGGCCGATCAGGCCAAGAATCATCTGCGCAGCTTTGACGAGCGCGCGGATCTGCTGCGCATGCTGGCGGATTATGTGGTGAATCGTAAATCCTAGTAACGCTATTATTTACGGTCACGCTGCCCGACCATGGCTACGCGAAGGGTTACGCCCCTATTAGCAGGCGGGGCCTCAATGGTTGAATCGCGTTGATCGCTCTATATTTTATGGGATTGCTTGATCTTTGGCGGGCATGGCATTTCTCCGCTTGCAGGAAGAGAGCAAAATGCCCGTAATCATCATGCCCAGCAGCACCGCAGATGAGGTAAAGCGGCTTAAATCAAGCCCGCCTGCATCAACAGGCTTGGTGAGGATGTCCCCCAGCGTTGCGCCAAGGGGACGGGTGATGACAAAAGCCAGCCAGAAAAGCGCGGTGCGGGAAAGGCGCGTGGTGTAATAGAGCATGGCTATGACGGCCAGTATGGCCAGAAACAGTGCCGCCCCGCCACTATAGCCGAAGCGAGGGTCATTGGCCAGCCAGTCGCCCAGCGCGGTGCCTAAGGTGTTAGAAGATAAAATGGTACACCAGTAAAACAGCTCCCCCCGCCAGTCCCTGATTTTGTGAATGGATATGGAGCCACAGGCCCGCTTCCATACTGCAATCAGCGCCAGCAATATAATGAAGAGTAGTAACACGCCGCCTTCGTAGCCGAAGCCGAGGCTTCTATCCATAAAATCGGCAAGGGTGGTGCCGACGGTGGTGGTGGTAACAATGACCGTCCAATAGGTAAACGGATGATAGTGGGCCGAGCGCATTTGCACCAGCAGCGCAACGGAAAAGAACAAGGCAAAAATTACGGTGCTGACCGCGTAACCAAGATCAAGCGACATGGAAAACGCGTCGCCCCCCGTTTCTCCCAACGTGGTTGCCGCAATTTTGATGATCCAGAAGGCAAGCGTCACCTGCGGGATTTTGCCGGCATGTTTGGAAAGTTTTTCAATCATGCCGGTATCCTAGGCCAGCCTATGGTCCACTGCCAACTTTAATATCCAGGGTGCAGGCCCTCACTGTGGATATATCTTTACCGCATTATTATTCACAAAAATCCGCGTGCGGGCCGGTGTTGTTAACTCTGCGGCATGAATTTAGATTGTTTCTAAGCTGAGACAAGCCGCAGATTGTGCATTGCAGCAACAAGTGTATGGAAAATTTGGTAAAATCGCGCAAAACCCAGAGTTTTCCTAGGTTTTTTAACCATTCCATCGCCGTTTCGTCACAAATAGTTCACCATTGTGATTTAAGCGCGTTCTGTTAGGAAGACCCGCATTATGATACCACAACCCACTGAACTCAGCATCGGCGCGGCGACCAAGGCTTTAAGCCGCCTTCTCGCCAATGCCTCCCTGCTCAAATATTTCTACGGCTACCAGCTCGAATATATCCAGGGCGAGCGGGGCGCATTGCCGCGCCTTTATATCAGCCATACGCAACCGGCGGCGGCCAGCCTGCTTTCCGTTTTCTTCTCTGACAATATCGGCCTGGGCAACCGGCAGAGCGTGGTGGAGCGCAGCGAGCCGACGCGTTATGGCATCGAACTGCCCTTTTCCCTGGTGGAGGAAAACACCAAGGCGCTGAAATTCATCGCCACGCAGGCGGATGCCTACAGCCAGGTGCTGCGCATGCTGCGCGAATGCCCGGATGTGATCCATGCCGAGCTGTCCAATAACCGTCTGGTGATTCACGCGCGCACCAATGCGGCCGAGGAGTTGCTGAATCTCGACGCCATGTCCGTGCTGGACGGCCCGCATAACGAGCAGGTCTCCAACCTGTTCCGCACGCTGGCCATTTCGCCGGAGCCGCTGATGTGGCAATTGCCGAACCTCTATGAGATCATCTCCCATCTGGTGCAGGTGCGCCATCAGATGCCGAGCCGGGCTGGATTGCCTTCTCTGGCTTCTCTGTAGAACCTCGACGCTCGCGCACGCTCACGGCTGCTTCAGTTTCCTTGAATAAGCTGCTATAGGGCGGCCATGCGCCCACATCCCAATGCCGCCATTCAGCATCTGCTTGACGAGATGACCGTGCTCGGCCCCGCAGGCATTGAGCTGTCGCTCGGGCGGATGGAGGCGTTGCTGGAGGCGCTGGGCAATCCGCACCATCATCTGCCGCCGGTGATTCATGTAGCGGGGACCAATGGCAAAGGCTCGGTGGTGGCCTATCTGCGGGCCATGGGCGAAGCGGCGGGGCTGCGCGTGCATAGCTACACATCACCCGAGCTGGTGCGGTTCAATGAACGCATGATGCTGAACGGCGTGGAAGTGCATGACGATACCCTGCTGCCCGCCATGCAGCGCGTGCGGGATGCGTTGATGAAGCATCCGGCCACGATTTTTGAAAGCACCACGGCGGTGGCGTTTTTATTGTATGCGGAGCATCCGGCCGATTTTCTGCTGCTGGAAGTGGGCATGGGCGGCAGGCTGGATGCGACCAATATGGTGGCAAGGCCGATGCTTTCGGTCATCACGCCGGTGTCGATGGACCATGTGGAATTTCTGGGTG
This bacterium DNA region includes the following protein-coding sequences:
- a CDS encoding signal recognition particle protein — protein: MFQNLSQRLSGVFQKLTGKGLLTEEDVNAAMREVRIALLEADVALPVVKQFVEDVRTQAVGQEVIRSVTPGQMVVKIVHDHLIKLLGGENAELEVDTPPSIILMCGLQGSGKTTSSGKLAKWLKDKQRKKVLLASLDVYRPAAQLQLASVAEKAGVESLEIVEGQKPEAIATRAIKEAKTKGYDVLILDTAGRLHIDEELMDELKAVEKIAKPREILLVADAMTGQDAVRVAESFKAAVPLSGLVLTRMDGDARGGAALSMRSVTGCPIKFMGMGEKITELEPFHPERVAGRILDMGDVVSLVERAAEVIDQEEAQKMAAKMQQGKFDLNDFAAQLKQLKKMGGISSMMGMLPGLGKLKEQLGDKMPGDDKPILHQEALILSMTPKERANPDLLNASRKRRIATGAGLTVQDLNRLLKQHKQMQMMMKQFKKLGPKGMMRQMSQMQRHLGGGGF
- a CDS encoding exodeoxyribonuclease VII small subunit codes for the protein MAEKKNTADIAKLSFEEALHELEQIVRRLESGETSLDQAIDDYARGSYLKAHCEKKLQDARLKVEKIIHQSGEIATQPLDA
- a CDS encoding polyprenyl synthetase family protein, which produces MDPKLRKALDDIATALHDKMGKLLPAPENGEGRVIEAMRYSALSGGKRLRPFIAITTAKMFGVGLDSALQVGSAIEFVHTYSLVHDDLPSMDDDDTRRGQPSCHIMFDEATALLAGDGLLTLAFETLADESTHVDPKVRLELVYALSQAAGCLGMVGGQMMDLLAEERDDMSIPEIIRLQRMKTGRLFGFACEAGAILGKASQPMRHALSRYANDLGLAFQMTDDLLDVEGNAKEMGKAARKDKTQGKATLVGAIGIERAREQAFILADQAKNHLRSFDERADLLRMLADYVVNRKS